A stretch of Blautia liquoris DNA encodes these proteins:
- a CDS encoding FeoA family protein, with protein MPLTMAAEGIPAKIVKVGGRGEVKRHLENLGFVTGGEVTIVSILNGNVIVNVKDSRIAISRELANKIMV; from the coding sequence ATGCCTTTAACAATGGCTGCGGAAGGAATACCAGCTAAGATTGTCAAAGTTGGCGGCAGAGGTGAAGTAAAGAGACATCTGGAAAATTTAGGTTTCGTGACCGGCGGCGAGGTGACAATTGTTTCTATTTTAAATGGAAATGTAATTGTGAACGTCAAAGACTCCAGAATAGCAATCAGCCGCGAACTGGCTAATAAGATTATGGTTTGA
- a CDS encoding prolipoprotein diacylglyceryl transferase, with protein MYNDLFSVGPFTVHTYGLMIALGIIAAYATAERRAKKKGLDSEKIIDLVIWCVIFGFLGSKILYWITILPQIIREPRIMIESFGEGWVIYGGILGGILGAYLFCRRNKLDTWKYFDLAIPSVALAQAIGRLGCFFAGCCYGIETKSKFGITFSHSDFAPNGVRLVPTELMSSAFDFLLFLALLGVDKKKKADGQVTAAYLILYSVGRFIIEFYRGDLIRGTVGPLSTSQFISIFIFIVGVIMFVARGKKQNLNN; from the coding sequence ATGTATAATGATTTATTTTCCGTTGGACCATTCACCGTTCACACATATGGTCTGATGATAGCACTTGGAATTATCGCAGCTTATGCGACTGCTGAGAGGCGGGCGAAAAAGAAAGGACTGGATTCTGAGAAGATTATAGACCTTGTGATTTGGTGTGTGATTTTTGGATTCCTCGGCTCTAAGATTTTGTATTGGATTACGATACTGCCGCAGATTATCAGAGAACCCAGGATTATGATAGAAAGCTTTGGTGAAGGCTGGGTGATCTATGGAGGTATCCTTGGAGGCATCTTAGGGGCTTATCTGTTCTGCAGAAGGAATAAACTGGATACCTGGAAGTATTTTGACCTTGCAATTCCAAGTGTTGCACTGGCGCAGGCGATTGGAAGACTTGGATGTTTCTTTGCAGGCTGCTGCTATGGAATTGAAACGAAATCGAAGTTCGGAATTACATTTAGCCATTCGGATTTTGCACCGAACGGAGTAAGACTTGTTCCAACGGAGTTGATGTCAAGTGCTTTTGATTTCCTGCTGTTTTTAGCACTGCTTGGTGTTGATAAAAAGAAGAAAGCAGATGGGCAGGTTACTGCAGCATATCTGATTCTATACAGTGTGGGAAGGTTTATCATCGAATTCTACAGAGGTGATCTAATCAGAGGAACCGTCGGACCGCTTTCGACTTCACAGTTTATCTCGATCTTCATCTTCATTGTTGGTGTAATTATGTTTGTGGCCAGAGGGAAGAAACAAAACCTAAATAATTGA
- a CDS encoding ABC transporter ATP-binding protein: MIDAENITAGYGDVEILHGVSFSLKDNENLSIIGPNGCGKTTLLRALAGTLSFSGDILLDGKNVKDYKKKALAGKISMLSQSTQVYFNYTVYDTVMMGRYIHEKDGVFRKVSARDKSMVQKAMEATGIEQIYDREVNTLSGGQLQRVLLAKVIAQDPDIILLDEPTNHLDLSYQVELIQFLKKWSKRKGKSVIGVLHDMNLAMMLTDRVLLMDHGKIEADGSCRHIFGSDLLNKVYHMNVSHYMVDSLGRWQDIAEDKRHQD, translated from the coding sequence ATGATTGATGCAGAAAATATCACAGCCGGATATGGTGATGTGGAAATCCTTCACGGTGTGTCCTTTTCTCTGAAGGATAATGAAAACTTAAGCATTATCGGTCCAAACGGATGCGGGAAGACAACCCTTTTGCGAGCTCTTGCAGGAACACTCTCATTCTCAGGAGATATTCTTCTGGATGGTAAGAATGTGAAAGACTACAAGAAAAAAGCTCTTGCAGGCAAGATATCCATGCTTTCACAGTCCACTCAAGTTTACTTCAATTATACCGTATATGATACAGTTATGATGGGACGTTATATCCATGAAAAAGATGGTGTTTTCAGAAAAGTCAGCGCAAGGGATAAATCTATGGTTCAAAAAGCCATGGAGGCGACCGGCATAGAGCAAATCTATGACCGCGAGGTAAATACCCTCTCTGGCGGACAACTTCAGCGCGTGCTTCTCGCCAAAGTCATAGCACAAGATCCCGATATCATCCTGCTGGATGAGCCTACAAACCATCTGGACCTAAGCTATCAGGTTGAACTGATTCAGTTTTTGAAGAAATGGTCAAAACGAAAAGGAAAATCAGTCATAGGTGTCCTGCATGATATGAATCTTGCGATGATGCTGACCGATCGAGTCCTGCTTATGGACCACGGAAAAATTGAAGCTGACGGATCATGCCGGCACATCTTCGGTTCGGATCTATTGAACAAAGTCTACCATATGAACGTATCTCATTATATGGTAGACTCTCTGGGAAGATGGCAGGACATTGCGGAGGATAAAAGGCATCAGGATTAA
- a CDS encoding FeoA family protein, producing MQTLKEVKVGQNVTVVKLHGAGAIKRRIMDMGITKGTDVFVRKVAPLGDPVEVTVRGYELSLRKTDAEMIEVQ from the coding sequence ATGCAGACACTAAAAGAAGTAAAAGTGGGTCAAAATGTTACCGTAGTGAAACTTCATGGCGCAGGCGCAATCAAGCGCAGAATTATGGATATGGGGATCACGAAGGGGACAGATGTGTTTGTCCGAAAGGTAGCACCACTGGGAGATCCGGTTGAAGTTACAGTCAGAGGATATGAGCTGTCTTTACGTAAAACAGATGCAGAAATGATTGAAGTCCAGTAA
- a CDS encoding threonine aldolase family protein, with amino-acid sequence MIHFECDYTEGCHPAILEKLTETNDEQTSGYGLDPHCEHARAIIRDLCKSPDADVHFLVGGTQANTTVIASILRPYQGVLCAVTGHINVHETGAIEAAGHKVLPLESTDGKITAAQIRKAYDIHYHDSEHEHIVQPGMVYISQSTENGTIYSKEELQSISDICRKCSLPLFLDGARLGYALASPKNDLTMEDLASLCDVFYIGGTKVGALFGEAVVITSPTLKPNFRYMIKQRGGMLAKGRLLGIQFETLLAGGEDSLYFEISNHAIELAIKLKEAFLKKGYRLLFDSFTNQQYPILPDNIVDKLSKSFSFSTWSKVDDDHTAIRICTSWATRPEAVENLIDHL; translated from the coding sequence ATGATACATTTTGAATGTGACTATACGGAGGGCTGTCATCCGGCCATCTTAGAGAAACTGACAGAAACGAATGACGAACAGACTTCCGGTTACGGCTTGGACCCGCACTGCGAACATGCCCGTGCAATCATCCGGGACTTATGCAAATCTCCGGATGCAGACGTGCACTTTCTCGTGGGGGGAACCCAGGCAAATACCACGGTGATTGCTTCTATTCTTCGTCCTTATCAGGGTGTACTCTGTGCTGTAACTGGCCATATCAATGTACACGAAACCGGAGCCATTGAAGCCGCCGGTCACAAAGTACTTCCGCTCGAGAGTACGGACGGTAAGATCACAGCTGCACAGATTCGCAAAGCCTATGACATCCACTATCATGACAGTGAACATGAGCATATCGTACAGCCGGGAATGGTATACATCTCCCAATCCACGGAGAACGGAACGATATATTCAAAAGAAGAGCTGCAAAGCATCTCCGATATCTGCAGAAAATGCAGTCTGCCGCTATTTCTGGACGGTGCTCGTCTGGGTTATGCTCTTGCGTCCCCGAAAAATGATCTGACTATGGAAGATCTCGCCAGTCTTTGTGATGTCTTTTATATCGGCGGTACAAAGGTAGGTGCACTATTCGGTGAGGCTGTCGTAATCACAAGCCCGACTCTAAAACCCAATTTCCGATATATGATCAAACAGCGGGGAGGGATGCTGGCAAAAGGACGTCTTCTGGGTATTCAGTTTGAAACACTTCTGGCGGGAGGAGAGGACAGCCTTTATTTTGAGATCTCCAATCATGCCATAGAATTAGCCATAAAACTAAAAGAAGCCTTCCTTAAGAAAGGCTATCGGCTTCTTTTTGACTCCTTTACAAACCAGCAATATCCAATTCTTCCAGATAACATTGTGGATAAGCTGTCAAAATCATTCTCATTTTCCACATGGAGCAAAGTGGACGATGACCATACTGCAATTCGAATCTGCACCAGCTGGGCGACAAGGCCCGAAGCCGTAGAGAACCTTATTGATCATTTGTAA
- a CDS encoding FeoB-associated Cys-rich membrane protein, translated as MGTFLVLIIVIAVVGLVIWKMIKDKKAGKSTSCSYCSGNCFGCDPATKTNFHDK; from the coding sequence ATGGGAACATTTTTAGTATTAATCATAGTAATCGCAGTGGTTGGTTTGGTGATCTGGAAAATGATTAAAGACAAAAAAGCAGGCAAATCAACATCCTGTTCCTATTGTTCAGGAAACTGCTTTGGATGTGATCCGGCGACAAAGACAAATTTTCATGATAAATAA
- a CDS encoding ABC transporter substrate-binding protein codes for MKNKFRKYLLVFLSSVMVLTTSACAGNEAASRSNRSSSTSQTSQSASTAKEEKTIKDREGNDFVLPEHSDKIISMAPAITQTIVDLGLADKLVAVDKYSLPIDGVDQSLPAYDIMAPDVESISSLKPDIIFTTGMSKSGGEDPFKPITDLGLLMTSIPSASSLDDIKKDILFIGQVTKTEKSAKKLVADMESKINDLQNKVDKDAPAKTVYFEIGESPNLVSIGNGTYLNEIIEMLGAKNIFSDQDGWVSVSEESVLDKNPDIIFTNIDYMDDPVSDIFNRNGWDAINAVKNKQVFLIDPNASSQPNAHVVTAIEQMAKVLYPDSFK; via the coding sequence ATGAAAAACAAATTCAGAAAATACCTGCTTGTCTTTTTATCTTCAGTCATGGTATTAACAACTTCTGCCTGCGCAGGCAACGAGGCTGCATCAAGATCCAATCGTAGCTCTTCAACTTCACAGACCAGTCAGTCTGCTTCCACTGCAAAAGAAGAAAAGACTATCAAAGACCGTGAGGGAAATGACTTTGTATTACCAGAACATTCCGACAAAATCATCTCGATGGCACCTGCAATCACACAGACAATCGTCGATTTGGGTTTAGCGGACAAGCTTGTCGCTGTCGACAAGTACTCTCTTCCCATTGACGGGGTAGATCAGAGCCTGCCGGCTTACGATATTATGGCCCCAGATGTGGAAAGTATCTCATCTTTAAAACCAGATATCATTTTTACTACCGGAATGAGTAAATCAGGCGGCGAAGATCCCTTTAAGCCCATTACAGATTTAGGTCTTTTGATGACATCAATCCCTTCCGCTTCCAGTCTGGATGATATAAAAAAAGATATTCTTTTTATTGGACAAGTTACAAAAACGGAAAAAAGCGCAAAAAAACTTGTAGCAGATATGGAATCAAAAATTAATGACCTTCAAAATAAAGTAGATAAAGATGCACCGGCTAAAACAGTTTATTTTGAAATCGGTGAATCCCCAAACCTGGTGAGTATAGGAAACGGAACTTATCTGAATGAAATCATAGAAATGCTGGGAGCCAAAAATATCTTTTCAGATCAGGACGGCTGGGTTTCTGTCTCTGAGGAATCTGTACTGGATAAAAATCCGGATATCATTTTTACCAATATCGATTATATGGATGATCCTGTGTCGGACATTTTCAATCGCAATGGCTGGGACGCTATTAATGCGGTGAAAAACAAACAGGTATTTCTCATAGATCCTAATGCAAGCTCACAGCCAAACGCACATGTTGTAACTGCCATAGAACAGATGGCAAAAGTACTTTATCCTGATTCTTTTAAATAA
- a CDS encoding DUF2325 domain-containing protein: MSVVIVGGHDRMVQRYKEICKKNKCKAKVFTQMSAGMNKQIGSPDLLVLFTNTVSHKMVKTAVDGAKKSHTEIVRCHTSSATALEEILRPYAAM; the protein is encoded by the coding sequence ATGAGTGTAGTTATTGTAGGTGGACATGATCGTATGGTACAGAGGTATAAAGAAATCTGCAAGAAAAATAAATGTAAGGCAAAGGTGTTCACACAGATGAGCGCCGGTATGAATAAACAGATCGGGAGTCCGGACCTTCTTGTCCTTTTTACGAACACTGTTTCCCATAAGATGGTAAAGACAGCGGTGGATGGGGCAAAGAAGAGTCATACTGAAATTGTTCGCTGCCATACAAGCAGTGCGACTGCATTAGAAGAAATCTTAAGACCTTATGCCGCAATGTAA
- the feoB gene encoding ferrous iron transport protein B encodes MSVKIALAGNPNSGKTTLFNALTGSNQFVGNWPGVTVEKKEGKLKGHKDVTIMDLPGIYSLSPYTLEEVVARNYLITDRPDAILNIIDGTNLERNLYLTTQLMELGIPVVLAINMMDVVKKSGDVINTAELSKQMGCKVVEISALKGTGIKEATDKVVEQARIRNNHIPLHRFQDVVEDALNKIEVQLDASIPSEQRRFFSIKLFERDEKIKGSMKHAPDVEKIITEIEDKLDDDSESIITNERYEYIGKVIGKAYKKINKNKLTTSDKIDRVVTNRWLGLPIFFVVMALVYYISVTTVGGWATDWVNEQVFGDGWNFLGIASLHVPSIPDLVTAGLEAVNCAAWLQSLIVNGIIAGVGAVLGFVPQMLVLFIFLGFLEGCGYMARVAFIMDRIFRKFGLSGKSFIPMLIGTGCGVPGIMASRTIENDRDRKMTIMTTTFIPCSAKLPIIALIAGALFDGAWWVAPSAYIVGVLAIICSGIILKKTKMFAGDPAPFVMELPAYHMPTVVNILRSMWERAWSFIKKAGTVILLSQIFIWFTQGFGFENGSFGMVEDMENSILAAIGRGIAWIFIPLGWGNWKATVAAVSGLVAKENVVGTFGVLYGFAEVAENGNEIWGTLAASFTTAAAYSFLVFNLLCAPCFAAMGAIKREMNNGKWFWFAIGYQTTLAYGASLVFYQIGHLFEGGSFGIGTVAAILVIALFIYLLARPNRELGSERGKIKAKRAA; translated from the coding sequence ATGTCAGTAAAGATTGCGTTGGCCGGAAATCCAAACTCCGGAAAGACAACACTGTTTAACGCACTAACCGGATCCAATCAGTTTGTTGGAAACTGGCCGGGGGTTACCGTTGAGAAAAAAGAAGGAAAACTAAAGGGACATAAGGATGTCACGATCATGGACCTTCCCGGTATCTATTCGCTTTCGCCGTATACACTGGAGGAAGTTGTAGCCCGTAATTATTTAATTACGGATCGCCCGGATGCCATCTTGAATATCATAGATGGAACAAACCTGGAGAGAAATCTATATCTCACAACACAACTTATGGAACTTGGAATTCCTGTTGTTCTGGCCATCAACATGATGGATGTGGTGAAGAAAAGCGGAGATGTAATCAACACAGCAGAGCTGTCGAAACAGATGGGCTGCAAAGTGGTTGAGATTTCTGCCCTAAAAGGAACGGGGATCAAGGAAGCTACAGATAAGGTTGTTGAACAAGCCAGGATCAGAAATAATCATATTCCGCTTCACAGATTTCAGGATGTTGTGGAAGATGCATTGAATAAAATAGAGGTTCAGCTGGATGCAAGCATCCCGTCAGAACAGAGACGCTTCTTTTCCATAAAGCTTTTTGAACGTGATGAAAAGATCAAAGGTAGTATGAAACATGCTCCGGATGTGGAAAAAATCATCACAGAAATAGAAGATAAGCTCGATGATGATTCTGAAAGCATTATCACGAATGAGCGATATGAGTATATTGGAAAGGTCATCGGGAAAGCATATAAAAAGATAAACAAAAATAAATTGACAACATCGGATAAGATCGATCGCGTGGTGACAAACCGCTGGCTTGGACTTCCGATTTTCTTCGTGGTCATGGCACTTGTCTACTATATATCGGTTACAACTGTCGGAGGATGGGCTACCGACTGGGTAAATGAACAGGTTTTCGGTGACGGATGGAATTTCCTTGGAATTGCTTCTCTCCATGTGCCGAGCATACCGGATCTTGTAACGGCAGGGCTTGAAGCGGTTAACTGTGCAGCGTGGCTGCAGAGCCTGATCGTTAATGGTATTATAGCAGGTGTAGGAGCGGTTTTGGGATTTGTTCCTCAGATGTTAGTATTGTTTATCTTCCTTGGATTTTTAGAGGGATGCGGTTATATGGCAAGGGTTGCATTTATCATGGACCGTATCTTCCGTAAATTTGGATTATCGGGAAAATCATTCATTCCGATGCTGATTGGAACCGGATGTGGAGTTCCCGGAATCATGGCATCAAGAACCATTGAGAATGACCGTGACCGCAAGATGACAATCATGACGACAACATTTATTCCGTGTAGTGCAAAGCTTCCGATTATCGCCTTGATTGCAGGAGCCTTGTTCGACGGTGCATGGTGGGTGGCGCCGAGTGCGTATATCGTTGGTGTGCTTGCCATCATTTGCTCGGGAATAATTCTGAAAAAGACGAAGATGTTCGCCGGCGACCCGGCACCATTCGTCATGGAGCTGCCGGCATACCATATGCCTACTGTAGTTAATATCTTAAGGAGTATGTGGGAGCGTGCATGGTCCTTTATCAAGAAGGCAGGTACAGTAATCTTGCTTTCACAGATCTTCATCTGGTTTACACAGGGATTCGGATTCGAGAATGGATCCTTTGGTATGGTAGAGGATATGGAAAACTCGATCCTTGCGGCAATTGGACGCGGCATCGCATGGATCTTTATTCCTCTTGGATGGGGCAACTGGAAAGCGACAGTTGCGGCAGTCAGCGGACTCGTGGCAAAAGAAAACGTAGTGGGTACCTTTGGTGTCCTATATGGATTTGCAGAAGTTGCTGAGAACGGGAATGAGATATGGGGAACTCTGGCTGCAAGCTTTACCACGGCAGCAGCATATTCTTTCCTGGTATTCAATCTTCTTTGCGCACCTTGCTTTGCAGCAATGGGGGCAATTAAGAGAGAGATGAATAATGGCAAATGGTTCTGGTTTGCAATTGGCTATCAGACAACACTCGCCTATGGTGCTTCTCTGGTATTCTATCAGATTGGCCATCTCTTTGAAGGCGGAAGCTTTGGAATAGGTACCGTGGCGGCAATCCTTGTAATAGCACTATTTATCTATCTTCTGGCTCGCCCAAACAGGGAATTGGGAAGTGAAAGGGGCAAAATAAAAGCCAAAAGAGCTGCTTAA
- a CDS encoding heavy metal translocating P-type ATPase — protein MTKKTYIIENIDCANCAANIERKISALPEVEEATLTYATKQLRVAAEDPDLLLEKMTEIASAVEPGVVIRPKDRVSSYNISLHEPHHDHPEECSCENHAHEGCSCNGHEYHDSCCNGEHEHSNIPEQAQAVRRSSKSNRLTDENKKELMNIACGTVLLISAVVLKHFDFSVASVVFFVLSYIVLGKEIVMTAIRNLTHGQVFDENFLMSIATLGAFAIQEYAEGVGVMLFYRIGELFEDIAVERSRSQIMDAVDMRPDVVTRIAADGLHTIPAEEAAAGDIIQIKPGDRIPLDGTIIEGESRLDTSPVTGEPVPVTVACGDSVLSGCINSSGLLKIRVDKVLEESMVTKILDSVENAAANKPQIERFISRFARYYTPIVVLLAAGTAIIPSLITGNWSHWVYTALTFLVISCPCALVLSVPLAFFSGIGAGSKKGILFKGGVSLEAMNNIKTVVMDKTGTITKGNFILQQTVPEKGITSEELLTLCASAESTSTHPIAHSIVSAAKEKGLEITEPKSVEELAGHGVLAVLAQGKVICGNKKLMDQFHIKTPFNAPSYGTEVFVALDGIYIGRLMISDTIKDDARSAVSALQNLGIKTAMLTGDETDSANAVAGETGIEQVYARLLPQDKVTKLAQIRDENGAVMFIGDGINDAPVLAGADVGAAMGSGADAAIEAADVVFMTSSMEAIPESLHIARVSNRISKQNVVFALAVKILVMALGLFGFANMWMAVFADTGVTILCVLNSIRILYKK, from the coding sequence ATGACTAAAAAAACATACATCATAGAAAATATAGACTGTGCCAACTGTGCGGCAAATATTGAACGTAAAATTTCTGCTCTGCCCGAAGTGGAGGAGGCAACTCTCACTTATGCTACAAAGCAGCTTCGAGTAGCCGCAGAAGACCCTGACTTGCTTCTGGAAAAAATGACAGAAATCGCCTCAGCCGTTGAACCAGGTGTTGTCATCAGGCCAAAAGATCGTGTTTCTTCCTATAATATTTCGTTACATGAACCTCATCATGATCATCCGGAAGAATGTTCCTGTGAGAATCACGCGCATGAGGGATGCTCCTGCAACGGACACGAATATCACGATTCCTGCTGCAATGGGGAGCATGAGCATTCGAATATACCCGAACAAGCTCAGGCAGTCAGAAGATCATCGAAGTCAAACCGCCTGACCGATGAAAATAAGAAGGAGCTTATGAATATCGCTTGTGGTACAGTTCTGCTCATCAGCGCCGTTGTCTTAAAACATTTTGATTTTTCAGTTGCCTCTGTCGTGTTCTTTGTCCTCTCCTACATAGTTCTGGGCAAAGAGATTGTAATGACTGCCATCAGGAATCTGACGCACGGCCAGGTATTCGATGAGAATTTTCTGATGAGTATCGCCACCTTAGGCGCATTTGCAATTCAAGAATATGCCGAGGGCGTTGGCGTCATGCTGTTCTATCGTATCGGCGAACTTTTTGAAGACATTGCTGTGGAGCGAAGTCGTTCACAGATTATGGATGCCGTGGATATGCGCCCTGATGTTGTGACCAGAATAGCTGCAGATGGCCTTCATACCATCCCAGCCGAGGAAGCCGCTGCAGGCGACATCATTCAGATCAAACCCGGTGACCGAATTCCGCTTGACGGAACGATCATAGAGGGCGAAAGCCGCCTTGACACCTCTCCGGTGACCGGAGAGCCGGTTCCGGTCACCGTTGCCTGTGGTGACTCTGTTTTATCCGGATGTATCAACAGCTCCGGTCTCTTAAAGATCCGTGTAGATAAAGTTCTCGAAGAATCCATGGTGACCAAAATTCTGGATTCTGTTGAAAACGCTGCTGCCAACAAACCGCAAATCGAAAGATTTATCTCACGTTTTGCAAGATATTACACGCCAATTGTCGTTTTACTCGCTGCCGGAACCGCAATTATTCCTTCCCTCATCACCGGGAATTGGTCCCACTGGGTTTATACAGCACTCACATTTCTGGTAATCAGCTGTCCCTGTGCTCTGGTATTAAGTGTGCCACTGGCATTTTTCTCAGGGATCGGTGCCGGCTCCAAAAAAGGCATCTTATTCAAAGGGGGAGTGTCCCTCGAGGCGATGAATAATATAAAAACCGTTGTGATGGATAAGACAGGAACGATTACCAAGGGAAATTTCATCCTCCAGCAGACAGTGCCTGAAAAGGGTATTACCTCGGAAGAACTTCTCACTTTATGTGCATCTGCGGAATCAACATCCACGCATCCAATTGCTCATAGTATCGTATCTGCAGCAAAAGAAAAAGGTCTTGAGATTACAGAACCAAAATCTGTGGAGGAACTCGCCGGACACGGGGTCCTTGCTGTTCTTGCACAGGGAAAAGTTATCTGCGGAAATAAGAAGCTTATGGATCAGTTTCATATTAAAACTCCGTTCAACGCCCCATCCTATGGAACTGAGGTATTTGTCGCCCTGGACGGCATATATATTGGAAGACTTATGATCTCAGATACTATCAAGGACGACGCCAGATCCGCGGTTTCCGCACTGCAAAATCTCGGAATTAAAACTGCTATGCTCACCGGAGATGAGACAGACAGTGCCAATGCCGTTGCGGGGGAAACAGGTATTGAACAAGTATATGCAAGGCTGCTTCCCCAGGATAAAGTTACAAAGCTCGCCCAGATTCGCGATGAAAACGGTGCCGTTATGTTTATCGGAGACGGGATCAACGATGCACCCGTTCTCGCAGGCGCCGATGTCGGTGCTGCTATGGGCAGCGGTGCAGATGCTGCGATTGAAGCTGCAGATGTCGTATTCATGACCTCAAGCATGGAAGCAATTCCTGAATCTCTTCATATTGCCCGGGTTTCCAACCGCATCTCCAAACAGAATGTGGTGTTTGCCCTGGCTGTGAAAATTCTGGTTATGGCCCTCGGACTTTTTGGATTCGCAAATATGTGGATGGCAGTCTTTGCGGATACCGGCGTGACGATCCTCTGTGTTCTGAACTCCATAAGGATCTTGTATAAAAAATAA
- a CDS encoding FecCD family ABC transporter permease, whose product MKNIKKFIILILLCILSLIAAVGIGSVSIAPQDTLKVIVGQLFHIKFQAPVEDTIISILLKTRIPRALLAFVSGGGLAVSGVMMQSVLQNPLASSFTLGVSSGAALGASFVIVLNLSFLGFLTLPVFGLTAGIITVFLSLAVAVKVDRGLHNNSIILTGMAFSMFANAMITILMSVSQENMQRLVFWQMGSFSMRTPRDFWMILPFVLTGTLIAMNCSRQMDIMTLGDEQAQTSGVDVQKMKWLLLSLGAILTGAIVSVAGVIGFVDLFTPHVARRIFGASHKYVIPASALLGGLFMVTCDLLARTVVAPLEIPVGAITSAVGAPFFIYLFLNKRERKVK is encoded by the coding sequence ATGAAGAATATTAAAAAATTTATCATCCTGATTCTTTTATGCATCTTATCCTTAATTGCTGCTGTAGGAATCGGAAGCGTTTCTATAGCTCCACAGGACACCTTAAAAGTAATTGTCGGTCAGTTATTCCATATAAAGTTCCAGGCTCCTGTGGAAGACACCATAATCTCCATCTTGCTGAAAACTCGGATCCCACGTGCATTACTTGCATTTGTCTCTGGTGGAGGGCTTGCTGTAAGTGGTGTCATGATGCAGTCTGTGCTGCAAAACCCCCTGGCGTCTTCATTTACCTTGGGAGTTTCTTCCGGGGCTGCGCTTGGAGCAAGTTTTGTGATTGTCTTAAACCTCTCATTTCTTGGGTTTCTGACACTGCCTGTATTCGGGCTGACAGCAGGTATCATCACCGTCTTCCTTTCTCTCGCTGTCGCAGTAAAGGTTGACAGGGGACTACACAATAACTCTATTATCCTGACTGGAATGGCTTTTTCCATGTTTGCCAATGCCATGATCACAATTCTGATGTCCGTTTCACAAGAAAACATGCAGCGTCTGGTCTTCTGGCAGATGGGGAGCTTCTCCATGAGAACGCCACGTGATTTCTGGATGATTCTGCCTTTTGTACTGACAGGTACTCTTATTGCTATGAACTGTTCCAGACAGATGGATATCATGACCTTAGGAGATGAGCAGGCTCAGACATCTGGTGTTGACGTGCAGAAGATGAAATGGCTTCTGCTGTCTCTGGGAGCTATTCTCACAGGCGCAATTGTCTCCGTTGCGGGTGTCATAGGCTTTGTTGATCTCTTCACACCACATGTGGCCCGAAGAATATTTGGCGCTTCTCATAAATATGTCATCCCTGCTTCCGCATTACTGGGGGGACTGTTTATGGTAACTTGTGATCTTTTAGCACGTACGGTTGTCGCACCTTTGGAGATACCCGTCGGCGCAATCACTTCAGCTGTCGGTGCACCATTTTTTATCTATCTTTTCTTGAATAAAAGGGAGCGTAAAGTAAAATGA